The Salmo salar chromosome ssa06, Ssal_v3.1, whole genome shotgun sequence sequence ATATACATTTGCATGTATCATACAGGTAGAACATTCAGAACATTTAATGGATCAATTTATGTAATAGGTCAAATGTTTGGATTACTGGGGCCCACAACAGTGATTAATAGTAAATAGTTGGTCTAGTATTTTCAGCATCATGGCGCACGTGTAGGCTATAAAAGTCCGTGAAACCAGCACTATTCAGTCGGTTTAGGCTTGTGCCATATATTGTATTCAGTCCTTTTCCACCAGGCCCAGACCTAGAAAGTATTAGACCAAACAATGTTCTTCCGTCTTCCTCTTTTGGCGCACAGCCAGCGGGGAAAGTCACAGCGGCAGAACAGGAACTATTTTACGGTAACGATCAGTCACTTCTTTCACAAAACAAGCTCCAAGTTTCGGAGAAATCTCAACTGAGTTCCCGAGACAGCCCCGTTTCCAACATTAGAGACCATAGCGTTTTATAGTGTCTGAACGCATATgcggcctcctctctctctacccggcTCATACCCGGATAGTTTTGCCCATGGCGCATTCCTCCTACTCGGTCACAAAATTATATTTATGAACCCAAATCAAAGCAAACTCTTCATTGTCCCTTCAAAACGCTGCAATGGTTCTTAACATGGGCACCGATGAGGCCATTGAGTCCTCACTGACACGGTAGCAGTTCACAGAGCTCCGTATGACGGTATTTCTCCCTTGCTCCATTTTAGCTTTCTTGAAGGGGAGGAAGTCGGGCTCTGAGGCCGCCTTGCCGCGTCTCTTCCTGACGTTACGGTCAGGCCTCGACGGGCCCCGGTTCTCCTTGTCTTCTCTACCTGCTGTTACACTGCAGTGCTGCGGGAGTGAGCTCGTTTCGTCCTCGGAGGATGAGGCACTCTCCTGGGGCTGGGGGGTCGCGGGTAGTCCAGACAGAGACGAGGAAACCTCCCTCTCCAAAGGGTCTCCAGTTGTTTCCTCCATCGGTGACTCTTGCTGGACCGGCTCTGCTGCTGTCGTGGTTTCACAACTGGCCTGCGATGCGTGGTAGATATCCCGGGCGGACTGCATTACGAGCGTGAGCAGCAGACTCCGGTGGAGACGGTGTCCCCCGCGCTGTGCGCGCGAGCTGTATAGTTTGCCTAGAGCGTGGACCATAATCCTCTTGGCCTCAGCGCTGACCTCCATGTTGTTGCTTATTATTGATCTTAAGACGTTTAAAGACTCGTTAATTTGATTGCCACAACTTTAGACCTTCCTTTACCGTTAGGGCCTATATTCTCCAAActtcacacacatacagacatgaaCGTGCCTGTACAACCCGCTTTATTATAACTTCGCTGACGTCAGTGGCTCGCTCTCATCTGAGAGGTGTAAATTCTTCCATGAGCTCCTCCTATGCCAAAAGCCCCACAAGAGCTGCGGATAACGCAGATAGACAACTATTTATGACTAGACACATGTGTAGGTTGTGTTTAGGCTGTGTTTATTTGTACCACATTTGTTTGCATAATTGTGTCATTTGAACAACCGAATATCAACGCAAATCTGACCACTGTCAACAGGCCATACACTTTATACTAGGCTAATGAAAGAACAGAAACCCGAGAAACCAATAAAATTCATAAAATATCGGTGCCATTTAGTTGTTGCATTGTCTTACTATCACCAGGCTaattgtctctctgtgtttgtgtgtgtggcatcTATTATTAAGTGGAAGGGAATTGCATTTTGTTTTCTTGTGTAAATGGACTACTGCTTTCTTGAACATGTCTCTCTTGCAAAATAGATTAGCCTGTAGGctaattaaaggttaaataaaaaaattgcatTTGAGACTGTTccaatttttttttatgaatCCTTTGAACAAAAATGATATGGCTAAAAGGCTAACAGCCATGCCTCAATAGCCTTATATTTAGCTACTGGTATCAGGTCAAGACCACCAATCAAAGCCATTATATAATGATTTTCTACTGGGAAAAGCTGTGTTGATAAATTACTCTTGAATCTTCATGTTTTTCTTGCTTCACATTACTATAACATTACTCCGATGGGGGCTGTTTTTCAGAGGGGCTATCGACAGATGCCCATATAAAGTACATCCGACGGGTAACCGAGGCGCGCGCGCTGCAGTGGAAAACCCGTGACGCGCCTAGGAGACCCTTGCTTCCATTGGCCATACAAAGTGCGAACCATTAGGGATTGCGTCAGAACACATCTCCTTATATGGTGTTGTCAAGACTCTGCGCTCTGCTTCCCTGAGCCCAAATATGGGCATCGGGAGCGCGCTTAATACAGTAGTGCCGCGTTTGGGGTCAACTCAACACATCTATTTTAGGATGCACATCTGGCAGCAAGGATGCCGCTGGAAATCTGACATTGATGAAAGGAGCAAGCAAGCCATGCTAAGTGCTAATCAAACTACCAGTCAACTGTCTCTGGATTGGCAAAGAAAACTGTTTTTGTAATTTAGAGACTTTTTTTTTGTATTCCATCAATCCAAAATCACACCTCTAGTATTTCCTGTCCGATCCTCCATCTGGACTCTTTGGTTCAATATGTCCCTGTCCAATATAAGTTGTATGCATCATTTCTAAGTCAAGGTCCAAATGGAACCAAGAAGCATTCATTTGCTGAGCTGTGATTTGATTCACTTACTATGCACTCCCTTGCCCACATTCCATTTGGTGCTCTCACTTTAAATTGCCCATCTTCATTATTG is a genomic window containing:
- the ier2a gene encoding immediate early response gene 2 protein, with amino-acid sequence MEVSAEAKRIMVHALGKLYSSRAQRGGHRLHRSLLLTLVMQSARDIYHASQASCETTTAAEPVQQESPMEETTGDPLEREVSSSLSGLPATPQPQESASSSEDETSSLPQHCSVTAGREDKENRGPSRPDRNVRKRRGKAASEPDFLPFKKAKMEQGRNTVIRSSVNCYRVSEDSMASSVPMLRTIAAF